From Gemmatimonadota bacterium, one genomic window encodes:
- a CDS encoding RES family NAD+ phosphorylase, with amino-acid sequence MRLWRLAPGLYAPLSGEGARLAGGRWNSPGTAVVYASAHLSLAVLETLVHVDPADLPDGLLAYELEVPAALVEDLGAAELGPAWREDLRRTRALGDTWARHRRSLMLTVPSAVVPSERNLLVNPLHPAVGEVSVASAEPFVFTRPKTGQAPGEGFRCVS; translated from the coding sequence ATGAGGCTCTGGCGGCTGGCGCCCGGGCTGTACGCACCGCTCAGCGGGGAGGGCGCCCGGCTTGCTGGCGGCCGCTGGAACTCACCCGGGACCGCCGTGGTCTATGCATCCGCCCATCTCTCGCTTGCCGTGCTCGAGACGCTGGTTCACGTGGATCCTGCGGATCTCCCTGATGGCCTGTTGGCCTACGAACTGGAGGTCCCGGCCGCGCTGGTCGAGGATTTGGGTGCGGCTGAGCTCGGGCCGGCCTGGAGGGAGGATCTGCGGCGCACCCGCGCTCTCGGTGATACCTGGGCACGGCACCGGCGCAGCCTGATGCTGACCGTGCCTTCTGCCGTGGTGCCCTCGGAGCGCAACCTTCTAGTGAATCCGCTGCACCCGGCCGTGGGCGAGGTGAGCGTGGCTTCGGCGGAGCCGTTCGTCTTCACGCGTCCTAAGACGGGGCAGGCGCCTGGGGAAGGGTTTCGCTGCGTCAGCTGA
- a CDS encoding nucleotidyltransferase domain-containing protein, with protein sequence MAKRADTHAPAAGPPASADEVRALLQALLERVPDVRFAYLFGSFAKGRVPRQ encoded by the coding sequence ATGGCCAAACGAGCCGATACTCACGCGCCTGCTGCCGGCCCACCTGCGAGTGCCGACGAGGTGCGCGCGCTGCTGCAGGCTCTGCTAGAGCGCGTGCCCGATGTCCGCTTCGCTTACCTCTTTGGCTCGTTCGCCAAGGGTCGCGTCCCGCGCCAGTAG
- a CDS encoding RES family NAD+ phosphorylase yields MLLWRITRASYQALDGEGARVNGGRWNSEGVAVVYTSPTLALAALEYLAHVDPEDVPEDLVAMRIEIPDDFSEDRIQRSDLPADWNTVPDHPACVTRGDAWVKDARTVLLRVPSALVPEEENVLINARHAEAGRIAVEHVRPFVFEPRLLS; encoded by the coding sequence GTGCTCCTCTGGCGCATCACGCGCGCATCCTACCAGGCTCTGGACGGTGAGGGAGCGCGCGTGAACGGCGGCCGCTGGAACTCCGAGGGCGTGGCGGTCGTCTATACGTCGCCGACGCTTGCCCTCGCCGCGCTGGAGTACCTGGCGCATGTCGATCCCGAGGATGTGCCGGAGGACCTCGTTGCCATGCGGATTGAGATTCCGGACGACTTTTCAGAGGACCGGATCCAGAGATCCGATCTCCCGGCGGACTGGAACACCGTACCGGATCACCCGGCTTGCGTCACGCGCGGCGACGCGTGGGTAAAGGATGCTCGAACGGTCCTCCTGCGGGTACCTTCCGCGCTCGTCCCCGAAGAGGAGAACGTCCTTATCAATGCTCGGCACGCTGAAGCTGGACGGATCGCGGTCGAACACGTTCGGCCGTTCGTGTTCGAGCCGCGACTCCTCAGCTGA
- a CDS encoding DUF1028 domain-containing protein, producing the protein MKRLHIILLAALPTLLLPAAAAAAQAPELSTFSIVACDTANGFLGVAIQSRVVAAGAIVPAARAGVGAIASQAAANVAYKEQALELLRQGRSPEEVRSEFLATDSGIRRRQFALTDARCRFAAFTGEGALPWAGHKVGAHYSVQGNILTGPEVVDAMARACEEAEAAGLPFGERLLAALKAGQRAGGDRRGRQGAGLLIVKEKGGYAGGDDRYADLRVEDHPEPILELERVYRVWMSLFHPADYFVPHGREPVAAPAGPHICELRRLLARAGHGKPPADSAGSCAFDDEVVAALKAFQRAQGLEPRAAVTPELAARLKAAAAARDGRRTQ; encoded by the coding sequence ATGAAGAGGCTGCACATCATCCTGCTCGCCGCTCTCCCCACGCTGCTGCTGCCTGCCGCAGCCGCGGCGGCGCAGGCGCCGGAACTGTCGACCTTCAGCATTGTGGCCTGCGACACCGCGAACGGCTTCCTGGGCGTCGCCATCCAGTCCCGGGTGGTGGCGGCCGGCGCCATTGTGCCTGCAGCCCGCGCGGGCGTGGGCGCGATCGCCAGCCAGGCCGCAGCCAATGTTGCCTACAAGGAGCAGGCGCTCGAGCTGCTGCGGCAGGGCAGGTCGCCCGAGGAGGTGCGCTCCGAGTTCCTGGCCACCGACTCCGGCATCCGGCGCCGGCAGTTCGCCCTGACCGACGCGCGCTGCCGCTTTGCCGCCTTCACCGGCGAAGGCGCGCTCCCCTGGGCCGGTCACAAGGTCGGGGCGCACTACAGCGTGCAGGGGAACATCCTGACCGGGCCGGAGGTGGTGGACGCCATGGCCCGGGCCTGCGAGGAGGCGGAGGCGGCCGGCTTACCCTTCGGCGAGCGGCTGCTCGCGGCGCTCAAGGCCGGGCAGCGGGCGGGCGGCGACCGGCGCGGCCGCCAGGGCGCGGGCCTGCTGATCGTGAAGGAGAAGGGAGGCTACGCCGGGGGCGACGACCGCTACGCCGACCTGCGGGTCGAGGACCACCCGGAGCCGATCCTCGAGCTGGAGCGCGTCTACAGGGTCTGGATGTCGCTCTTCCACCCGGCCGACTACTTCGTGCCGCACGGCCGCGAGCCGGTGGCCGCGCCCGCGGGGCCGCACATCTGCGAGCTGAGACGGCTGCTGGCCCGCGCCGGGCACGGCAAGCCGCCGGCGGACAGCGCCGGCTCGTGCGCCTTCGACGACGAGGTGGTCGCCGCACTCAAGGCCTTCCAGCGCGCGCAGGGCCTCGAGCCGCGCGCGGCGGTCACACCCGAGCTGGCCGCGCGGCTCAAGGCCGCCGCCGCCGCCAGGGACGGCCGCAGGACGCAGTAG
- a CDS encoding DUF2384 domain-containing protein, which produces MTVDSIAERLGGARVLKREVRSDLDLAEAIREGLSFQALDHVLDSDDLEPAEAYELVGSRRTLMRKKKQRKNLSPAESDRLARVVRIIARAEEALGERDKAYRWLRKANRSLAGRRPLDLLDSDAGARMVERVLGRIEHGIYS; this is translated from the coding sequence ATGACGGTCGACAGCATTGCGGAGCGGCTCGGAGGAGCCAGGGTTCTGAAGCGTGAGGTTCGGTCGGATCTGGACCTGGCCGAGGCCATCCGCGAAGGATTGTCGTTCCAGGCGCTCGACCATGTCCTCGATTCGGACGACCTGGAGCCGGCCGAAGCATATGAGCTGGTTGGCTCGCGACGGACGCTGATGCGGAAGAAAAAGCAGCGCAAAAACCTTTCGCCCGCGGAATCGGATCGCCTGGCTCGTGTCGTCCGGATCATCGCGCGCGCCGAGGAGGCACTGGGGGAACGCGACAAGGCCTACCGCTGGCTCCGCAAGGCAAACCGGTCGCTTGCGGGTAGACGTCCGCTCGATCTTCTGGACAGCGATGCCGGAGCACGGATGGTCGAGCGCGTTCTCGGCCGGATCGAGCACGGCATCTACAGTTGA
- a CDS encoding GYD domain-containing protein, which translates to MPTYVLLSKLTGEGAETLTKNPGRIRQVNSEIEKFGVKVREQFAVLGPFDFVNIVDAPDNATIARVSAELGARGSVQITTLAAVPLDDFVALLERKA; encoded by the coding sequence ATGCCCACCTACGTCCTGCTCAGCAAGCTCACCGGTGAAGGTGCCGAGACCCTCACCAAGAACCCCGGCCGCATCCGCCAGGTGAACAGCGAGATCGAGAAGTTCGGCGTGAAAGTGCGCGAGCAGTTCGCCGTGCTCGGCCCGTTCGACTTCGTGAACATCGTGGACGCGCCGGACAACGCCACCATCGCCCGCGTGTCGGCGGAACTGGGGGCGCGGGGCAGCGTGCAGATCACGACGCTGGCGGCGGTGCCGCTGGACGATTTCGTTGCCCTGCTCGAGCGCAAGGCCTGA
- a CDS encoding UvrD-helicase domain-containing protein has translation MTQLSLFPPAAVPASPPGVSGAAGQLGDAAAEVGAAAAGLLPDQAARDRIRSDLETSLLVEAGAGAGKTTEMVGRMVALVRCDKARVDQLAAVTFTRKAAAELRQRFQVQLEVELRRAQKSGDGPVLERVDRALKELDRGFIGTIHSFCARLLRERPLEAGLDPAFRELQAVEADRLARDFWMRHLERLAAQGDALLLRAAELGMRPGALFGLFRQLSDNPDVAFPGHPFEAPDPEALRAQLEQLLDRAIALLPEAEPRGGWDAFQTRLRSLRFHRALGWHERARLFEALAELQGANFGVRRERWGADPARAQSARELAGELAALAGPGGPVERLLQQWYAHRYPYALELALRAAAAFSAERRRSGRLDFQDLLMLAARLLREHPAARRALAERYPCLLVDEFQDTDPIQAEVLFLLAARDPDAQDWRLAEPRAGALFVVGDPKQSIYRFRRADIAIYNQVKRRFQEWGAVVELTSNFRSTRPIEQFVNQVFAARFPAQATDHQAAFAWLRAVRPDPAPEGGRGAEVVGGAVQAATRARVCWYEFPAPASTRQQLIAAEDAELVASWIHERIEQGERRPGDFLVLTQRKGCLAIYARALEARNLPVQVTGGGIGIEEELEELARLLRALADPGDPTLTVAVLTGLFFGLDHEQLAEHALAGSGFRFDVPPAAPPGTPVQQALGTLHEFWQWTRSQPADAAVAAIVDHL, from the coding sequence ATGACCCAGCTCTCGCTCTTCCCGCCGGCCGCGGTGCCGGCCAGCCCGCCGGGAGTCTCTGGCGCGGCAGGGCAGCTCGGCGACGCCGCGGCGGAGGTCGGCGCGGCAGCCGCCGGCCTGCTGCCCGACCAGGCGGCGCGCGACCGCATCCGCAGCGATCTGGAGACCAGCCTGCTGGTGGAGGCGGGCGCGGGCGCGGGCAAGACAACGGAAATGGTGGGGCGGATGGTCGCCCTGGTGCGCTGCGACAAGGCGCGGGTGGACCAGCTCGCGGCGGTGACCTTTACGCGCAAGGCGGCGGCGGAGCTGCGCCAGCGCTTCCAGGTTCAGCTCGAGGTCGAGCTGCGGCGGGCGCAGAAGTCCGGAGACGGGCCCGTGCTCGAACGCGTCGACCGGGCGCTAAAGGAGCTGGACCGCGGCTTCATCGGCACCATCCACTCGTTCTGCGCCCGGCTGTTGCGCGAGCGGCCGCTCGAGGCGGGGCTGGACCCGGCATTCCGCGAGCTGCAGGCGGTCGAGGCGGACCGGCTGGCCCGCGACTTCTGGATGCGGCACCTCGAGCGGCTGGCCGCCCAGGGCGACGCCCTGCTGCTGCGCGCGGCCGAGCTGGGAATGAGGCCCGGCGCGCTCTTCGGGCTCTTCCGCCAGTTGAGCGACAATCCCGACGTCGCCTTCCCCGGCCATCCTTTTGAGGCCCCGGACCCGGAGGCGCTGCGGGCGCAGCTCGAGCAGTTGCTCGACAGGGCGATCGCGCTCCTGCCCGAGGCCGAGCCGCGAGGCGGCTGGGACGCGTTCCAGACGCGGCTCCGCAGCCTCCGCTTTCACCGCGCGCTGGGGTGGCACGAGCGGGCGCGCCTCTTCGAGGCGCTGGCGGAGCTGCAGGGGGCGAACTTCGGCGTGCGCCGGGAGCGGTGGGGTGCCGATCCCGCGAGGGCGCAGTCCGCGCGGGAGCTGGCTGGCGAGCTCGCCGCGCTGGCTGGGCCGGGCGGGCCCGTCGAGCGGCTGCTGCAGCAGTGGTACGCGCACCGCTACCCTTACGCGCTCGAGCTCGCCCTGCGCGCGGCGGCCGCGTTCAGCGCCGAGCGGCGCCGCAGCGGCCGGCTGGACTTCCAGGACCTGCTCATGCTGGCCGCGCGGCTGCTGCGCGAGCACCCGGCGGCTCGCCGCGCCCTGGCCGAGCGCTACCCCTGCCTGCTGGTGGACGAGTTCCAGGATACGGACCCCATTCAGGCCGAGGTCCTGTTCCTGCTGGCCGCTCGCGACCCCGACGCCCAGGACTGGCGGCTGGCCGAGCCGCGAGCGGGCGCGCTCTTCGTGGTGGGCGATCCGAAGCAGAGCATCTACCGGTTCCGGCGCGCGGACATCGCCATCTATAACCAAGTGAAGCGCCGCTTCCAGGAGTGGGGCGCCGTGGTCGAGCTGACCTCGAACTTTCGCTCTACCCGACCCATCGAGCAGTTCGTGAACCAGGTCTTCGCCGCGCGCTTTCCGGCGCAGGCCACGGACCACCAGGCGGCATTCGCCTGGCTGCGGGCGGTGCGTCCCGACCCGGCACCCGAGGGGGGCAGGGGTGCGGAGGTTGTGGGGGGTGCGGTGCAGGCTGCCACCCGGGCGCGCGTCTGCTGGTACGAGTTTCCGGCCCCGGCTTCGACTCGCCAGCAGTTGATCGCCGCGGAGGACGCGGAGCTGGTGGCAAGCTGGATCCACGAGCGGATCGAGCAGGGCGAGCGGCGGCCGGGCGACTTCCTGGTGCTGACGCAACGGAAGGGGTGTCTGGCCATCTACGCGCGGGCACTGGAGGCCAGAAACCTGCCGGTGCAGGTCACGGGCGGCGGCATCGGCATAGAGGAGGAGCTGGAGGAGCTGGCGCGGCTGCTCCGCGCGCTGGCCGATCCGGGCGACCCGACGCTGACCGTGGCCGTCCTGACCGGCCTGTTCTTCGGCCTGGACCACGAGCAACTGGCGGAGCACGCTCTGGCCGGCAGCGGCTTCCGCTTCGATGTACCGCCGGCTGCCCCGCCCGGCACACCCGTCCAGCAGGCGCTCGGCACGCTGCACGAGTTCTGGCAGTGGACGCGCAGCCAGCCGGCCGATGCCGCCGTCGCCGCCATTGTGGACCACCTGG
- a CDS encoding PD-(D/E)XK nuclease family protein produces MVAPQLAAEGLELADELEQRARLDEVADEVLAGPSHLRFRALAEGAGFREALASSVQALRLAGIRGVELARVPLDHAGKRDVLAAILAGYEARLAAAGKADTAAVLRRAAEALEQGTSAPPAARIYLLPGLHRRGLTGRLLRWLGAHGAAVLAADPTARLAAPAAVLWREASAPSSRLSFLHEPELAGLAPDTPRIDLFAAASPTDELREVLRRVLAAGLRWDQVEIVATDAAAYGAALDTLAQRLGIPVSYAVGLPVDRTRPARALAGYFRWLEEGCPAEVLRGLLEVGDVVPPAGGEWRPGPALARRLRRLRIGWGLDRYLAAIEGALEAAPPPALAAPGGEDGEQAAEWARRERAELDLLRSLLQVLEATAPAAAWAGADNAPTSAADIARGALAFLELVPAGSGVDATARARLGARLERVAESLQRPTSFGAALAILRGSLELRVPAPAADGAAPWTSSGAHLHLSDLEHGGLTGRPASFVVGLDAARFPGAGVQDPLLLDEDRRRVNVALAGADLPTSMDRLEEARHRLAALLARLRGQVTLSYSAWEAAEARAIAPAAVLLQALRLRLGDPTADYRQLHEQLGALACAVPAGAARLDAADAWLGALSSDGLLLSGTRAVLAGFPGLRAGLNARRARRRREFTAYHGRIVPRPERLDPRRDPETAVSATRLETLGTCPHRYFYRYILRIRAPEDPHLDPEVWLDPLERGKLLHKLYEDVLGDARRQGIAPESPEFLALTLETLDRRIGLARAAIPVPSEAVFQRQVGELREDARAFVEMVRTRGAPWHALELGFGPGTAHDLVPIELPGGVIRLSGRIDRVDRRPEGLVVVDYKTGSRRSYAPGTGVFQGGRRLQHTLYVLAAEKLLGQPADRAEYHFPTRQGQNECWSRDAAQLRAGLAVIDRLLDLAARGHFMPTDNPDDCKFCDYREICRVGERWGEVDSPLAAWTRQHLAWVPELEALAEVRRSP; encoded by the coding sequence ATGGTCGCGCCACAACTGGCTGCCGAGGGGCTCGAGCTGGCGGACGAGCTCGAGCAGCGCGCGCGGCTGGATGAAGTCGCGGACGAGGTGCTGGCTGGGCCGTCGCACCTGCGCTTCCGGGCGCTGGCGGAGGGGGCCGGCTTCCGCGAGGCGCTGGCCAGCTCGGTACAGGCCCTGCGCCTGGCTGGCATCCGCGGGGTCGAGCTGGCGCGCGTGCCGCTGGATCACGCCGGGAAGCGGGACGTGCTGGCGGCTATCCTGGCCGGCTACGAGGCGCGGCTGGCGGCCGCCGGCAAGGCTGACACGGCGGCCGTGCTCCGCCGGGCCGCGGAGGCGCTGGAGCAGGGCACGTCCGCGCCGCCGGCCGCCCGGATCTACCTGCTGCCGGGGCTCCACCGGCGGGGCTTGACCGGCCGGCTCCTGCGCTGGCTGGGCGCGCATGGCGCGGCAGTTCTGGCGGCTGATCCGACGGCCAGGCTGGCGGCGCCGGCCGCGGTCCTCTGGCGCGAGGCCTCGGCGCCCTCGAGCCGCCTCTCCTTCCTGCATGAGCCCGAGCTGGCGGGACTGGCGCCGGACACGCCGCGAATCGACCTCTTTGCCGCGGCCAGCCCCACGGACGAGCTACGCGAAGTGCTGCGGCGCGTGCTGGCCGCAGGGCTGCGCTGGGATCAGGTCGAGATCGTGGCCACGGACGCGGCTGCGTACGGCGCCGCGCTGGACACCCTGGCGCAGCGCCTGGGCATCCCGGTGAGCTACGCCGTGGGCCTGCCCGTGGACCGGACCCGCCCCGCCCGGGCGCTGGCCGGCTACTTCCGCTGGCTCGAGGAGGGCTGCCCGGCCGAGGTGCTGCGCGGCCTGCTGGAAGTGGGCGACGTCGTCCCGCCGGCGGGCGGCGAGTGGCGCCCCGGGCCCGCGCTCGCCCGGCGACTGCGCCGCCTGCGCATTGGCTGGGGGCTGGACCGTTACCTGGCGGCGATCGAGGGGGCGCTCGAGGCCGCGCCGCCGCCCGCGCTGGCGGCGCCGGGCGGCGAGGACGGGGAGCAGGCGGCGGAGTGGGCGCGCCGCGAGCGGGCGGAGCTGGATTTGCTCCGCTCCCTGCTGCAGGTGCTTGAGGCCACGGCGCCGGCGGCGGCGTGGGCGGGCGCCGACAACGCCCCCACATCGGCCGCCGACATCGCCCGTGGCGCGCTGGCCTTCCTCGAATTGGTGCCCGCCGGCAGCGGTGTGGATGCCACGGCGCGCGCCCGGCTCGGGGCGCGGCTCGAGCGGGTGGCGGAAAGCCTGCAGCGGCCCACCTCCTTCGGCGCTGCCCTGGCGATCCTGCGCGGCAGTCTCGAGCTGCGCGTGCCCGCGCCGGCCGCAGACGGTGCCGCGCCCTGGACCTCGAGCGGCGCGCACCTGCACCTCTCGGATCTGGAACATGGGGGGTTGACTGGCCGGCCGGCCAGCTTCGTGGTCGGGCTGGACGCCGCCCGCTTTCCTGGCGCCGGGGTGCAGGACCCGTTGCTGCTCGACGAAGACCGCCGCCGCGTCAACGTGGCCCTGGCCGGGGCGGACCTGCCCACCAGCATGGACCGCCTGGAAGAGGCGCGGCACCGGCTGGCGGCGCTGCTGGCCCGCCTGCGCGGCCAGGTGACGCTCAGCTACAGCGCCTGGGAGGCAGCGGAGGCCCGCGCCATTGCGCCGGCTGCCGTGCTGTTGCAGGCACTGCGGCTGCGGCTCGGCGACCCCACGGCTGATTACCGGCAACTGCACGAGCAGCTCGGTGCGCTGGCCTGTGCCGTGCCCGCCGGCGCCGCTCGCCTGGACGCTGCCGACGCCTGGCTGGGCGCGCTGTCCTCCGATGGACTTCTCCTCTCCGGCACCCGCGCGGTGCTCGCCGGCTTTCCCGGGTTGCGCGCCGGACTCAACGCCCGTCGTGCCCGGCGGCGGCGCGAGTTCACCGCGTACCACGGCCGTATCGTGCCCCGGCCCGAGCGGCTCGATCCGCGCCGCGACCCGGAAACGGCCGTCTCTGCCACCCGCCTCGAGACGCTCGGCACCTGTCCGCACCGCTACTTCTATCGTTACATCCTGCGCATCCGCGCACCCGAGGACCCGCACCTGGACCCGGAGGTCTGGCTCGATCCGCTGGAACGCGGCAAGCTGCTGCACAAGTTGTACGAGGACGTGCTGGGCGATGCTCGGCGGCAGGGCATCGCGCCGGAGAGTCCGGAGTTCCTGGCCCTGACGCTGGAGACGCTGGACCGGCGGATCGGGCTGGCCCGCGCAGCCATCCCCGTGCCCAGTGAGGCGGTCTTCCAGCGTCAGGTCGGGGAGCTGCGAGAGGACGCGCGCGCCTTCGTGGAAATGGTGCGGACGCGCGGTGCGCCCTGGCACGCGCTGGAGCTCGGCTTCGGCCCGGGGACCGCGCACGACCTGGTCCCGATCGAACTGCCCGGCGGCGTGATCCGCCTGAGCGGCAGGATCGACCGCGTGGACCGGCGCCCGGAGGGGCTGGTGGTGGTCGACTACAAGACGGGGTCGAGGCGCAGCTACGCGCCGGGCACGGGCGTCTTCCAGGGCGGGCGGCGGCTGCAGCACACGTTGTATGTGCTGGCAGCCGAGAAGCTGCTGGGCCAGCCCGCGGACCGCGCGGAGTACCACTTCCCCACCCGGCAGGGCCAGAACGAGTGCTGGAGCCGCGATGCCGCCCAACTGCGGGCGGGGCTGGCGGTCATCGACCGGCTGCTGGACCTTGCCGCCCGTGGCCACTTCATGCCCACGGACAACCCGGATGACTGCAAGTTCTGCGACTATCGCGAGATTTGCCGCGTGGGAGAGCGTTGGGGCGAGGTCGACTCCCCGCTGGCCGCCTGGACGCGCCAGCACCTGGCCTGGGTGCCGGAGCTGGAGGCGCTCGCCGAAGTGCGGCGTTCGCCATGA